One window of the Daphnia pulex isolate KAP4 chromosome 8, ASM2113471v1 genome contains the following:
- the LOC124199552 gene encoding nose resistant to fluoxetine protein 6-like produces the protein MRTPLSLSSKPLTKVLLFNFFIPVIFNVQHIYCLELSTSSVEKGIPHQPDWLIQTSSPNALPSKISETCPWTCLDHTEQYLKALRNRQSWAVKMYQSSGRLAEHLIHTGSGYVHHDLGFFDECVSIYPSDVPFQGQYCTVFFDLTPVSRRQNYGKQNPAIDQSIKSDKEGEPKNHISNFLMPSIGFCLPSTCSARELRYAVAQRIGYRLIENVNFSLVAITNENYCYTNNKLSAHSIKFDNMAIGALTGFGLLGIIVLIATIHEKWNYSDESVHSQKIFPVQLLHCFSAHTNCRTLFSTQDDVKDSLACLHGIRVLTTCWIVLIHAAGEFIQRMSYTRNMDLKNATRWEFQIITNGLFAVDTFILISGMLVAFTQMRQLDHTYGLFNIKRFYLRRFARLTPVYVSVLVFIATLWPYVGTGPDWNYVQQMSQTVRQNLWANLLYINNYVTVADQRSSLSNPSTGMIESWYLACDMQMFWVSPVFVYPIWRWKKTGLIWTSVSLLIFLVMSTVPFVVHDIPPTVLFSRPSAMLKLNEYCRKHYHHTIARIPPYIIGILLGWYLHKIKDTKINLNKYLAVAGWITAILLGFTVIYGMFPYLDEAKTPVISPVIHVLYGAFHRSAWSLTVGWVIFACTQGYGGCIEMFLSSKVFLPLSRLSYAVYLVHFTFIKSYVSHMRQPIYLTEYYFFTVYLGILLIVFTIASVVSVVVEQPFLNADKLLFPSNSKNPSETKKKM, from the exons ATGAGAACTCCTCTTTCTTTAAGCTCTAAGCCACTTACCAAAGTgctgttgtttaatttttttatcccgGTTATTTTTAATGTACAACACATTTATTGTCTGGAATTATCCACATCAAGTGTGGAAAAAGGTATTCCCCATCAACCCGACTGGTTGATTCAAACCAGTTCTCCAAATGCTCTTCCTTCCAAAATCAGTGAGACATGCCCTTGGACATGCCTGGATCACACAGAGCAATACCTGAAAGCACTCCGTAACCGGCAATCATGGGCAGTAAAAA TGTACCAGTCTTCTGGGAGATTAGCGGAACATCTAATTCACACTGGTAGCGGATACGTCCATCATGATTTGGGTTTCTTTGATGAATGTGTCTCCATCTATCCGTCTGACGTCCCATTCCAAGGACAATATTGCACAGTGTTTTTTGATCTCACTCCAGTTTCAAGACGACAAAATTACGGAAAACAAAACCCCGCGATTGACCAATCAATCAAGAGTGATAAAGAAGGAGAACCTAAAAATCacatttcgaattttttaatgCCAAGTATTGGATTTTGCCTTCCGTCAACGTGTAGCGCGCGTGAGTTGCGCTACGCAGTCGCTCAACGTATTGGTTATCGACTGATCGAAaacgtaaatttttctttggtcgcCATTACAAACGAAAATTATTGTTATACCAATAACAAACTCAGCGCTCATAGCATAAAATTCGATAACATGGCAATTGGCGCATT gaCTGGTTTTGGCCTTTTGGGCATTATTGTCTTGATAGCAACTATTCACGAAAAATGGAATTACTCGGACGAATCGGTCCATTCCCAAAAGATATTTCCCGTCCAGTTGCTACATTGTTTCTCCGCTCATACGAACTGCCGCACATTATTCTCAACTCAAGATGATGTCAAAGACAGCTTAGCATGTTTACATGGCATCCGAGTGTTAACTACTTGCTGGATTGTTCTAATACATGCTGCCGGAGAATTCATTCAACGAATGAGCTATACTAGGAATATGGATCTCAAG AACGCAACACGAtgggaatttcaaataatcacAAATGGCTTGTTTGCAGTGGATACCTTTATTTTAATAAGCGGCATGTTAGTTGCATTTACACAAATGCGCCAGCTAGATCACACTTATGGTCTATTTAACATTAAACGCTTTTATCTTCGCCGATTCGCCAG GCTCACCCCAGTATACGTATCTGTGCTTGTATTTATAGCAACGCTGTGGCCTTATGTTGGAACTGGGCCCGACTGGAATTACGTTCAACAGATGAGCCAAACCGTCCGACAAAATTTGTGGGCTAATTTGCTATACATCAACAATTACGTGACCGTAGCTGATCAAAGATCAAGTTTGAGCAACCCATCAACAGGGATGATTGAATCGTGGTATCTTGCCTGCGACATGCAAATGTTCTGGGTCAGTCCTGTGTTCGTATACCCGATTTGGCGTTGGAAGAAAACAGGATTAATATGGACCAGTGTTAGTTTGTTGATTTTCCTAGTGATGAGCACTGTACCTTTCGTTGTGCACGATATACCACCCACAGTCTTATTCAGTAGACC ATCAGCCATGTTGAAACTTAACGAATACTGCCGAAAGCATTATCACCATACTATTGCCCGAATTCCTCCATATATTATAGGAATTCTTCTTGGATGGTATctgcataaaataaaagatacaaAAATCAACCTAAATAAA TATCTTGCAGTAGCAGGTTGGATCACAGCCATTTTACTAGGATTTACTGTCATTTATGGAATGTTTCCTTACTTGGATGAGGCCAAGACTCCAGTAATAAGTCCTGTCATACATGTTTTATATGGAGCGTTTCATCGTTCGGCCTGGTCGTTGACCGTCGGTTGGGTAATATTTGCCTGCACTCAAGGATACGGAG GTTGCATCGAGATGTTTTTGTCTTCAAAAGTGTTCTTACCTTTGAGCCGGCTAAGCTATGCTGTCTATTTGGTTCACTTCACTTTCATTAAATCATACGTATCTCACATGCGACAGCCCATTTACTTAACAGAATATTACTTCTTTACGGTGTACCTGGGAATTTTGCTCATCGTATTCACGATTGCGTCTGTCGTCTCCGTCGTGGTAGAACAGCCGTTTCTCAATGCGGACAAACTGCTCTTCCCAAGCAACTCAAAGAACCCATCTGAAA caaagaagaaaatgtag
- the LOC124199553 gene encoding tropomyosin-like, with protein MESKDEEIVRIVNCINSCWPEYPFTYADIRKPTGEKFRDVLSKFLQGFLGCNYQYPAINMHKFSSNPEMFVHLEGNLSLFRTVNRILKELGYHNFKYGDMIKPTSNTVKDVFVCFVNFLAYFEAEEATKEEAEAEIQKLKQQTVQYEKRLLEDEKYLSKCQQNDEEKKIQVTELRQVLVSRKEKFMKIEAHVKKMEGDVDNLTKRINNINTSLEKAVVTLKQVDQEKEKATEAVVEDPEALEAELLASQDEKEAMETDFSSIKNRLPALEQQIQDRTLQFQEHKETHQRLAQVKARESKLKLEWHTTEADYRRVDDEKQLLENNFQTDLNLIESKKRMLVECEQKVEHLREQLEKTRSDVKQCLSEDDCRKAQMEARIIATENEISRLRQDLKLSQKVLDEGAAVLEAIYIKHQRDKEQMILKHDQLFEKFETSMKKYFPQ; from the exons ATGG AAAgcaaagatgaagaaattgtTCGCATTGTGAATTGTATCAACAGCTGCTGGCCTGAATATCCTTTTACGTATGCAGACATTCGAAAACCGACGGGAGAAAAATTTAGGGATGTCTTAAGCAAGTTTCTACAAGGATTCCTTGGTTGCAATTATCAATATCCTGCT ataAATATGCACAAATTCTCCTCAAACCCAGAAATGTTTGTCCATTTGGAAGGCAACCTTTCTTTGTTTCGGACTGTCAACAGGATCTTAAAGGAACTGGGATACCATAATTTCAAATATGGAGATATGATTAAACCAA CTTCCAACACTGTCAAGgatgtttttgtgtgttttgtcaACTTTCTTGCCTATTTTGAAGCTGAAGAggcaacaaaagaagaagctgaagcAGAAATTCAGAAGTTGAAACAGCAAACCGTCCAATACGAAAAGCGTTTACTGGAGGATGAAAAATATCTCAGCAAATGCCAACAG aatgatgaagaaaaaaaaatccaggtCACGGAATTGCGTCAAGTTCTGGTtagccgaaaagaaaaatttatgaagATTGAGGctcatgttaaaaaaatggaaggcGACGTAGACAATTTAACTAAAAGAATTAACAACATTAACACAAGTCTTGAAAAAGCTGTCGTCACTTTGAAACAg GTAgaccaggaaaaagaaaaagccaccGAAGCGGTTGTCGAAGATCCAGAAGCATTGGAAGCAGAACTTTTAGCAAGTCAAGATGAAAAGGAAGCAATGGAGACTGACTTCTCATCCATCAAAAACCGATTGCCAGCTCTCGAGCAACAAATTCAGGATCGCACTTTACAGTTTCAGGAACACAAAGAGACTCACCAACGTTTGGCGCAAGTCAAAGCAAGGGAATCTAAATTAAA ACTTGAGTGGCACACTACCGAGGCTGATTACCGAAGAGTAGACGACGAGAAGCAACTCCTAGAAAACAACTTCCAAACGGACCTGAATTTAATCGAGAGCAAGAAACGGATGTTAGTAGAATGCGAACAAAAAGTCGAACATTTGAGAGAACAACTGGAAAAAACACGCTCCGATGTGAAACA GTGCTTGAGTGAGGATGATTGTCGGAAAGCCCAGATGGAGGCGCGCATAATAGCTACGGAGAACGAGATTTCCCGGCTGAGGCAAGATTTGAAACTAAGTCAAAAAGTACTTGACGAAGGAGCGGCAGTGCTTGAAGCCATTTATATAAAGCACCAACGAGAT AAGGAGCAAATGATATTGAAGCACGAtcagttatttgaaaaatttgaaacgtcaatgaaaaaatattttcctcaGTGA
- the LOC124200843 gene encoding tyrosine kinase receptor Cad96Ca-like — protein MEFLHTLIWLLSCWTIAQCNTPPTIVAERSWSLPENTAVGARVSQFRGQDSDDDALNFFIGAPSLLPGLRFLDGSRFFHVDSRSGAVLLKEPLNGMRGQRLMIGAGVNDGVYNAKMDIVIQVTPSDGSQLPPSNNRFNSVPLPANVNPPPLLSSGISPSFPPRPPAPPRITSGSSSSSGEVDFSNSFVAPPIKPVTAQADWSITPSPPHQALASRMPLQTGFLETHTTEQASTVDPAGQVKATHVEFPVATVIVPIVIGLVVMILVILGSSLAWMRMKRSGRSSSSQTGRSSSIDEEKESKVEAVKTISNMTTTSSVDEDEHAISLQHWSSKKAVSNRYESWHIGEIDQEWRNKNQTEDGWEFPRHRLHVISILGEGCFGQVWKCQALNIAGLEGSSFVAVKTLKESAGDKERQDLLKELQVMKSLKPHPNIVTLLGCCTDKDPVFVIMEYVCGGKLQSFLRKSRADHYYGNLYGASSHLSSRDLTSFAYQVSRAMEFLANKGIIHRDLAARNVLINDERVCKVADFGFARDIMGNHIYERKSEGRLPIRWMAPESLYDNVFSSKTDVWSFGVLLWEIVTLGSTPYPGMAAGEVMRKVREGYRLEKPEHCKREVYNVMFYCWEKDAAQRPAFSELVQLLEQLLMSETDYIELERFPDHSYYNMVPPTDEKV, from the exons ATGGAGTTTCTTCATACCCTCATCTGGCTTCTCTCTTGTTGGACCATag CCCAGTGCAACACTCCACCCACCATCGTAGCCGAGCGATCTTGGAGCCTGCCGGAAAACACGGCCGTCGGTGCACGCGTGAGCCAATTTCGGGGGCAAGACTCGGATGACGACGCCCTGAATTTCTTCATCGGAGCGCCGTCCTTGCTGCCCGGATTGCGTTTTCTCGATGGCTCCCGATTCTTCCACGTCGACTCACGATCGGGCGCCGTCCTCCTCAAGGAGCCGCTCAATGGAATGCGTGGCCAGCGGCTCATGATTGGCGCCGGTGTCAACGATGGAGTCTACAATGCGAAAATGGATATCGTCATCCAGGTGACGCCATCCGACGGATCCCAATTGCCACCGTCTAATAATCGCTTCAACTCCGTTCCCTTGCCGGCCAATGTCAATCCACCTCCTCTTCTTTCATCCGGAATCTCGCCCTCTTTTCCACCCCGTCCTCCAGCGCCACCTCGCATTACTTCCGgctcatcgtcatcatcaggAGAAGTGGATTTCA GTAATAGTTTTGTGGCACCGCCTATCAAGCCGGTGACGGCACAAGCTGATTGGTCCATCACTCCTTCACCTCCACATCAAGCCCTGGCCTCGCGGATGCCTCTGCAGACGGGCTTCCTGGAGACCCACACGACCGAGCAGGCGTCAACCGTCGATCCTGCTGGTCAGGTCAAAGCGACTCACGTGGAATTTCCCGTCGCCACCGTCATCGTTCCTATCGTCATCGGACTGGTGGTGATGATCCTGGTGATTCTGGGCTCGTCTCTGGCCTGGATGCGGATGAAACGGTCCGGGCGATCGAGCAGCAGTCAAACTGGTCGCTCGTCATCCATCGACGAAGAGAAGGAAAGCAAAGTCGAGGCCGTGAAGACCATCAGCAACATGACGACGACGTCTTCGGTCGACGAGGATGAGCACGCCATCTCCTTGCAGCACTGGAGCAGCAAGAAAGCTGTCAGTAATCGCTACGAATCGTGGCATATAGGAGAGATTGATCAGGAATGG AGAAACAAGAATCAAACGGAAGATGGCTGGGAATTTCCACGTCATCGATTGCACGTCATTAGCATTTTAGGCGAAGGCTGTTTCGGCCAAGTCTGGAAATGTCAAGCTCTCAATATTGCAG GCCTTGAGGGTTCATCGTTTGTGGCCGTCAAAACATTGAAAGAATCGGCCGGAGACAAAGAGAGACAGGACCTCCTGAAAGAACTTCAAGTAATGAAGAGCCTCAAGCCACATCCTAACATCGTAACACTTCTCGGTTGCTGCACGGACAAAG ATCCTGTTTTCGTCATTATGGAATACGTTTGCGGTGGGAAACTGCAGTCCTTTTTAAGGAAATCCAGGGCCGATCATTACTATGGCAACTTATATGGCGCTAGCAGCCACTTGAGCTCACGCGATCTCACTTCATTTGCCTATCAAGTTTCGAGAGCCATGGAATTCTTGGCTAATAAAGGA ATTATTCATCGTGACCTGGCGGCCCGCAATGTACTCATCAACGACGAACGCGTCTGCAAAGTTGCTGATTTCGGATTCGCACGCGACATCATGGGAAATCACATTTACGAGCGGAAGTCGGAAGGTCGTTTGCCAATACGCTGGATGGCACCCGAAAGTCTCTACGACAACGTTTTCTCATCCAAGACAGATGTTTGGAGTTTTg GCGTCCTTCTCTGGGAAATCGTCACATTGGGATCAACTCCTTACCCGGGCATGGCAGCtggagaa GTTATGCGAAAGGTTCGCGAAGGATACCGACTAGAGAAGCCGGAACACTGCAAGAGGGAGGTGTACAACGTCATGTTTTACTGTTGGGAAAAGGACGCTGCTCAACGACCAGCTTTTAGCGAACTGGTGCAGCTACTTGAACAGTTGCTCATGTCCGAAACGGACTACATCGAGCTGGAGAGGTTCCCGGACCATTCGTACTATAACATGGTTCCACCGACGGACGAAAAAGTTTGA
- the LOC124200844 gene encoding uncharacterized protein LOC124200844 isoform X2: MASKETNQLRENELQALHHSIEQLNSGNSEVSFQNDSLENQKTSKRKRANQADVQTQTPEKSKRRNAPEENLSDPNNLMDEMLEVDAEESGADLTVQLTKKDVVELLFEEDFSSSDEETPKPSNDIPRVQQPTENILQTAISEIIGNQKSSSSGAEGGSGIFCPSGSGASGTSAGNSGGDDGDKPPSSPLSSNDVMEDDDEEEDSISLDFLTTVPLVTSSVPKGRSPAHRHIRHQRNAKRILDSWMADDEPVQPHSDAHAEIYFTKVKSRLEQSNPVAFKEMCSIMGQFQSSSNSFLELYRKIEYILKDNMDLLEEFILFLSPEAAALCGVQFQHFLYVRMREFFSKLKIHFKDSPSQLKRTLKTLQQVESNASPNINDIKNAILPLLKGNAHLTQGFLQLFPDDVPPPS, from the exons ATGGCTTCAAAAGAAACCAATCAACTAAGAGAAAATGAACTTCAGGCTTTGCATCATTCTATTGAACAGTTGAACTCTGGAAATTCAGAAGTAAGCTTTCAAAATGATAGCTTAGAGAATCAAAAGACcagcaaaagaaaacgggCGAACCAAGCCGATGTACAAACTCAAACTCCCGAGAAGTCTAAAAGACGCAATGCGCCTGAAGAAAACCTCAGTGATCCAAATAATCTAATGGATGAAATGTTAGAAGTCGATGCAGAGGAATCGGGTGCAGATCTCACTGTCCAACTTACTAAAAAAGATGTTGTTGAACTGCTGTTTGAAGAGGATTTTTCTTCGTCTGATGAGGAAACTCCTAAACCAAGCAATGATATTCCTCGTGTACAACAACCCACAGAGAACATTCTTCAAACAGCCATTTCAGAGATAATA GGAAATCAAAAGTCATCTTCTTCAGGTGCTGAGGGTGGCAGTGGCATTTTTTGTCCATCTGGATCTGGTGCATCTGGAACAAGTGCTGGCAACAGCGGAGGAGACGACGGGGATAAACCTCCTTCGAGTCCATTAAGCAGCAATGATGTCatggaagacgacgacgaagaagaagactctATTTCACTTGATTTCTTGACGACAGTTCCATTGGTTACCAGTTCTGTTCCAAAAGGGAGGAGCCCTGCTCATCGCCATATTCGACATCAGCGCAATGCTAAGCGGATACTTGACTCTTGGATGGCCGATGATGAACCAGTGCAGCCACACAGCGATG cacATGCCGAAATTTATTTCACGAAAGTTAAAAGTCGGTTGGAACAATCAAATCCCGTGGCGTTTAAAGAAATGTGTTCTATTATGGgccaatttcaatcgagtTCTAATTCGTTCTTGGAGTTGTACAGAAAAATCGAGTATATTTTGAAAGATAACATGGATTTGTTGGAAGagtttattctctttttaagTCCAGAGGCAGCTGCTCTATGTGGAGTACAgttccaacattttttgtaCGTCCGAATGCGCGAGTTTTTCTCAAAACTGAAG aTTCATTTCAAAGATAGCCCTTCACAACTCAAGCGAACTCTGAAGACCCTTCAGCAAGTGGAAAGCAATGCGTCACCCAACATAAACGACATAAAAAATGCTATTCTTCCTCTGCTCAAAGGAAACGCTCATTTAACGCAGGGTTTTCTTCAGCTTTTTCCTGATGATGTACCACCTCCAAGCTAA
- the LOC124200844 gene encoding uncharacterized protein LOC124200844 isoform X1 translates to MASKETNQLRENELQALHHSIEQLNSGNSEVSFQNDSLENQKTSKRKRANQADVQTQTPEKSKRRNAPEENLSDPNNLMDEMLEVDAEESGADLTVQLTKKDVVELLFEEDFSSSDEETPKPSNDIPRVQQPTENILQTAISEIIGNQKSSSSGAEGGSGIFCPSGSGASGTSAGNSGGDDGDKPPSSPLSSNDVMEDDDEEEDSISLDFLTTVPLVTSSVPKGRSPAHRHIRHQRNAKRILDSWMADDEPVQPHSDGSIAHAEIYFTKVKSRLEQSNPVAFKEMCSIMGQFQSSSNSFLELYRKIEYILKDNMDLLEEFILFLSPEAAALCGVQFQHFLYVRMREFFSKLKIHFKDSPSQLKRTLKTLQQVESNASPNINDIKNAILPLLKGNAHLTQGFLQLFPDDVPPPS, encoded by the exons ATGGCTTCAAAAGAAACCAATCAACTAAGAGAAAATGAACTTCAGGCTTTGCATCATTCTATTGAACAGTTGAACTCTGGAAATTCAGAAGTAAGCTTTCAAAATGATAGCTTAGAGAATCAAAAGACcagcaaaagaaaacgggCGAACCAAGCCGATGTACAAACTCAAACTCCCGAGAAGTCTAAAAGACGCAATGCGCCTGAAGAAAACCTCAGTGATCCAAATAATCTAATGGATGAAATGTTAGAAGTCGATGCAGAGGAATCGGGTGCAGATCTCACTGTCCAACTTACTAAAAAAGATGTTGTTGAACTGCTGTTTGAAGAGGATTTTTCTTCGTCTGATGAGGAAACTCCTAAACCAAGCAATGATATTCCTCGTGTACAACAACCCACAGAGAACATTCTTCAAACAGCCATTTCAGAGATAATA GGAAATCAAAAGTCATCTTCTTCAGGTGCTGAGGGTGGCAGTGGCATTTTTTGTCCATCTGGATCTGGTGCATCTGGAACAAGTGCTGGCAACAGCGGAGGAGACGACGGGGATAAACCTCCTTCGAGTCCATTAAGCAGCAATGATGTCatggaagacgacgacgaagaagaagactctATTTCACTTGATTTCTTGACGACAGTTCCATTGGTTACCAGTTCTGTTCCAAAAGGGAGGAGCCCTGCTCATCGCCATATTCGACATCAGCGCAATGCTAAGCGGATACTTGACTCTTGGATGGCCGATGATGAACCAGTGCAGCCACACAGCGATGGTTCCATTG cacATGCCGAAATTTATTTCACGAAAGTTAAAAGTCGGTTGGAACAATCAAATCCCGTGGCGTTTAAAGAAATGTGTTCTATTATGGgccaatttcaatcgagtTCTAATTCGTTCTTGGAGTTGTACAGAAAAATCGAGTATATTTTGAAAGATAACATGGATTTGTTGGAAGagtttattctctttttaagTCCAGAGGCAGCTGCTCTATGTGGAGTACAgttccaacattttttgtaCGTCCGAATGCGCGAGTTTTTCTCAAAACTGAAG aTTCATTTCAAAGATAGCCCTTCACAACTCAAGCGAACTCTGAAGACCCTTCAGCAAGTGGAAAGCAATGCGTCACCCAACATAAACGACATAAAAAATGCTATTCTTCCTCTGCTCAAAGGAAACGCTCATTTAACGCAGGGTTTTCTTCAGCTTTTTCCTGATGATGTACCACCTCCAAGCTAA